ACAAAAAAATGTTGTACAAATCCCGTTGATTGCTAAACTCTATCTGGATCGTGTTAAGAACCGTTTGCTGGCAGGACTAGAATTTCATTATGAAAATACTGTGATTAATCCATTAGAAAATAGGGAACCAACGTTAAATACCCTGTTTATAAGAGATGAAGCTAAAGAAGCCGAAATTTTGCAAGTTATGGAAGATAGTCTGTTTGCTACGACTGAGAGTGGATATGTTCTTTATAATGAGGAGTTAGAATATGACTTTTTATATTATAAGCTTCCAGATTTACAACGGTTGACACAAGTTTATACAACAACTGCAATTAGAAACCGGATTGTAAAAAGTAACTCGTTTCCCAAAATAAGAGTGAAGTTTAAAAGAGAAAAAACAAACTGGCTAGAATTCACTTTTGAAATGGATGGAATACCAGATGATGAAATTCGAGAACTTTTAGAAGCATTGGAAGAAAAGCGTAAATATTATCGTTTGCAAAATGGTGCTTTACTCACATTAAATACAAAAGAATTTGACGAGATAAATCGTTTTCTTCAAGGTCTACCTAGAGAAGAAACCGGTAATTTAGTAGATGGTTTAACCATTCCAATAGTTAAGTATATGGAGATACTCGATTCGGTCGAATCGAGCAATACCTTTTTAGTGGAAGACTCATTTCGCCACTTTTTAAAAACAATTGAAGATCCTAAAAATATTGCTTTTGCTGTACCTGAAAAATTAATATCTATTTTAAGGGATTATCAAGTAGATGGTTACCAATGGTTAAGAACACTAGCTAGCTATGGCTTCGGTGGAATATTAGCCGATGACATGGGACTTGGTAAAACGATTCAGAGTATTACTTATATTTTATCTGAGTTGCCAGCCATTCGGGAACAGAAGCGGCCAATATTGATTGTATGCCCATCATCTATTACCTTTAATTGGTTAACTGAGCTTACTAAATTCGCACCAGAAATAAAAGCGATTGTTATTGGCGGAAATAAAAATAAAAGGATGAAACAACAAACAAATCTACTGAAGATGGATGTCATTATTACTTCCTATCCAATTGTGCGTCAGGACATCCGAATTTTTGAAAAGAATGTTTATCATACTGTCTTTTTTGATGAAGCACAGGCTTTTAAGAATCCTGTCACTCAAACAGCCAGATCCGTTAAACGGATTGATGCTGATCATAAATTTGCTCTAACAGGAACACCAGTAGAAAATACAATAGAAGAATTATGGGCTATTTTCCACGTTATCTTTCCAGATCTATTTTTAGGACTTAAGGAATACAGCACACTTTCTAGAAAGACAATAGCAAGGAGATCGCGTCCTTTTCTACTTCGTAGGTTGAAGACTACAGTATTAAAAGAACTTCCTAAAAAAACAGAAACACTCGAAACAATTGAGTTATTTTCGGAACAAAAGAAACTATATACAGCATATTTGGCTAAACTAAGACATGACACAGTAAAACATTTGGATAAAGAGACATTTCGAAAAAACAAAATTCGAATTTTGGCAGGATTAACAAGATTACGACAGATCTGCTGTCATCCAAGTCTTTTTATTGATGGTTACACAGGAACATCAGCAAAATTCGAGCAATTGTTGGCTATAGTTGAAGAGATTAAACAATCAGGTAGAAGGGTGTTAATCTTCTCGCAATTTACGAAGATGCTCGATCTAATTGGTAGAGAATTAACCAACAGAGAACATGCTTATTTCTATCTTGATGGACAAACACCTGCTGAAGATCGTCTTAAAACATGTAACCATTTTAATGATGGTGTACGAGATATCTTCCTTATATCAATGAAAGCAGGTGGACAAGGACTTAATTTAACAGGAGCTGATACTGTGATTTTCTATGATAGCTGGTGGAATCCTGCTGTCGAAGAACAAGCTGCGGACCGTGCTTACCGATTTGGACAAACTCGAGATGTACAAGTGATAAAACTTGTTTCTAAAGGAACAATTGAAGAAAAGATGCACGCATTACAAGATAAAAAAAGAAATCTAATCGGTGAAATCATTGATTCAGAAGAACAAATTAGCGCGGCAATTA
The nucleotide sequence above comes from Paraliobacillus zengyii. Encoded proteins:
- a CDS encoding DEAD/DEAH box helicase → MNLKLDRKIIEARCGELSYKSGNVFYRNNKVKIETSTPNLCKATVLGKEAFQVEIEKKSNKDFQATCSCPNLASYTFDCQHVAAVLITINELQRKTNDSQPSPHLTNGLLEIFNQPTSRTSAEQLHFENRKVLDVAFICNPVIVDKEGHLLTIEMKVAGVNVSDIRAFLTNLKEGRSYRISSGFIVDLQEHCFNHKTDEVIQLLIQLMTDERFYLEHLSSETIDQIKKQQILIPATSWAKILPSLKNVSEVTVHYKSATYQGIQLTEEKLPLLFELIETAEDGYQLIVDGLDNMIVFLSYKMVFFDGKFEQLNQQHTKQLTELKRILDNSNANKIPIPNQQVNFFLEKVVPGLNGLGKVTISKELQKNVVQIPLIAKLYLDRVKNRLLAGLEFHYENTVINPLENREPTLNTLFIRDEAKEAEILQVMEDSLFATTESGYVLYNEELEYDFLYYKLPDLQRLTQVYTTTAIRNRIVKSNSFPKIRVKFKREKTNWLEFTFEMDGIPDDEIRELLEALEEKRKYYRLQNGALLTLNTKEFDEINRFLQGLPREETGNLVDGLTIPIVKYMEILDSVESSNTFLVEDSFRHFLKTIEDPKNIAFAVPEKLISILRDYQVDGYQWLRTLASYGFGGILADDMGLGKTIQSITYILSELPAIREQKRPILIVCPSSITFNWLTELTKFAPEIKAIVIGGNKNKRMKQQTNLLKMDVIITSYPIVRQDIRIFEKNVYHTVFFDEAQAFKNPVTQTARSVKRIDADHKFALTGTPVENTIEELWAIFHVIFPDLFLGLKEYSTLSRKTIARRSRPFLLRRLKTTVLKELPKKTETLETIELFSEQKKLYTAYLAKLRHDTVKHLDKETFRKNKIRILAGLTRLRQICCHPSLFIDGYTGTSAKFEQLLAIVEEIKQSGRRVLIFSQFTKMLDLIGRELTNREHAYFYLDGQTPAEDRLKTCNHFNDGVRDIFLISMKAGGQGLNLTGADTVIFYDSWWNPAVEEQAADRAYRFGQTRDVQVIKLVSKGTIEEKMHALQDKKRNLIGEIIDSEEQISAAITEDDIRDILML